TGACGGTAGGGTTGTGTTTCTCTGCTGAGGAGCTTTGAGAGCAGGCCAGGGCTGCCCTGGGCCCGTCCATGCCCAAAGCAAGACTTGCTGACCTCCTCCGGCCGTAGGAAGCAGAGTCAAATACAGATAGGGGCCAGCAGGCAGGACCCTGTGGACAAGAGGGCTTGTCCTCTACTCAAGAAGATACTCGGCACAGAGCTTCTAGGCTCCCAGCCTGAGTGACAGCGCCCTTCTCCTCTTCCCGACAGAACATCCGTGTCCGCTCTGTGACAGGCGTGGGCTTCTACATGCCCATGGGGAAGGTCAAGGGGACCCTGTCGTCAAAGTTCCTTATGGTAGATGGGGACAAAGTGGCCACTGGATCCTTCAGGTGAGTTGGGCCCTGGTTGGGGCGGGGGGAATCTTTGTTCTTGGTCAGAAATGTTCGCATTCAGAAGGATGCTGGACTGGAGCCTCCACAGTCCTACGTGTCGTAAGTCTAAGACCTGCTCATATTCTAAGTCTGTTCTGATGGCAAAGAATAACCCCCCGGCCGACCCCTTCCCTCAAACTCTCTGGCTGACGGACTATTCAAGAAAGACGGTCAACTTCTGTTGACCATTCAGCACTGCCTGCCTTCCACGGTCCACAGCAGCAGGTTGCATTTTGAGGCTGGAAGAAGACCCTGGCAGATGGAGCAATTAATAAATGGCATCAGCCCTCTCACATGGTTAAAGTATGGTGCTTTGCAGATGCCGTGTGTtctaaaaattcagagaagaacTAATAAGAAACGAAATGCTCGTAACAGTAGTGGCAGCTGCAGATTCTACTTTTAAATGTATGTTTGTGCCAGGAACTGAGAAACCTTCTGTATACGTTGTTGGACTTTAGCCTCACAACAGCTCTGACCACATGCCTCACGAGCCCTGTTTTACAAGGCAGGCAGAGTGGAAAGCAGGTTTGGATCCAGGCCTGACTTTTCTCGCCCTCGCCCTGCACCCACTGCCTGCTTTACTGCACGTGAGGCCAAGACCTGGACCCGAGGGAGTATTTGGGTCTGTGGAGGGAAAACAGCTGGCACAAGGCAGCAAGGCGTCCGGCCTCCCTGGTAGATCGGGTTGGGccgggcggtgggggtgttgagATGGGCTAGCCAGGCGGCAGCCAGCGGGGCGAGGCTGCAGCCCCGGGCACCATGTGTCTTGCTTTTCTGTCCCCGTGTTCTAGCTTCACCTGGAGTTCCTCCCACGTGGACAggaacctcctcctcctcctgacggGGCAGCACGTGGAGCCCTTCGACGTGGAGTTCCGGGAGCTGTACGCCATCTCCGAGGAGGTGAACTTGTACCAGCAGCTGGGCCTGGCAGGAGGCGCTGGCAGGCCCGGCCTCCACTACTCCTCCACCGTGGCGCGCAAGCTGATCAACCCCAAGTACGCCCTGGTGGCGGGCAGCCGGCCCCCGCCCGGGGAGATGATGCGCTGGGCCGCTCGGCAGCAGCAGGAGGCCAGCGGCCGTGctgaggggcaggaggaaggcGGCAAGGGCGAGTCGGCCCGGCGCCTGGAGAGCTTCCTGCACGACCTGGCCACCCTGGAGCAGGTGCTGCCCCCCGTGGAGCCAGTGCCCCTAGGAGAGCTGAGTCGGAGGGATGCCCGGGGGGTCTCCCACCTGCACACGGACCTGAAGTCCAGACCCCGAGAGGCCCTTGCCCGAAACGGCAAGGGAGAAGCCGCCAACGGGGAGGCCACCCTGGCCAAGGAGGGCAGGCGCTTCGGCAGCAGGATCTTCAGCCGACGGTCCAAGAGGCCCGCGGCACCCAATGGCACAGCCAGCGCCCTCTCCCCCAAGGCCTTGGCCGAAGCGGAGTTTATGACGGGGAAGAGGCCCAACGAGGGCTCCAGTGCTGACGTCTCAGGTGAGTCGTGtcccgccgcccccacccccagcaccatcCCCAGGGCTCCCCAGGCCTCTGAGCCTGCTCTAGTAGCTGCCTCCGGGCAGGAGAGCACAGAGCTCTGGGCCCCACCATTCTCGTGTCCCCGTCCCGCTCTGGCCTCTGCCCGCATGTGGCCTGGGCCAGCACTGCTCATCAGACCTCCAGGTTCCCCTTCTCCAAAGGCGGGGGAGAGTGAGCCTGTCCGGCCCAGTTGCTCCGAGGACATGAAGTGCTCAGGACAGTGCTGGGCACAGGAGTCGTTGGGGAGCTCTTGTTACTAGTGCCACAGGCCGGGGGAGTATCTCCACTGTAAACCGCTTCTGAACCTAGAGCTCCTCCTCAGCGTCTCGTTCCTTGCTGGATCAGGTGTTGTCCTGGACAGACACACCCCACCAATACCCTGACCcacttttcctcatttcttttgtaAAAGTTGGACGTGACTCCTCCCTTTGTTCATTTGATAAATGGCATTTGCCACGCTGCTTACTTCTGGGACAGATTGTCCCTGCTGGTGGTATCTTTCTGGCGGCAGGGAGGTCTCTCTGGGATGCCCTAGAGGTCCTGGCCTTTATCTTTCTCTAGAACGGTCTCCAGAGTGGCCTTTTCTGGCTGGTGGGGACAGCCAGGGCCGCTGCCAGCACCTTTTCTCATGTCAGCATCTCTGGGATTGAAGGGGTTTCCGTGTTGGgatttctccctccctccaggcTGTGGGGCTTTGCAGCGGTGAGACTGGGCTCCCTGGCTGGTCCAGCGGGTGATGGCAGGGCCTTGCGTTCCAGGATTCCTGGGTCCCCTCCAGGCCCCGGCTTTGACCTGACCCTGGCTGGAGTGCAGGTCTTCCCCTCCATTGACACCCCAGCTCTGGTCCAGAGCCTTACGTACTCAGTCCGTGCCTCTTAGAGTTAGGACAGGCCTGGAGTGTCCGAGAATTTGGGCACAACAGCAGTGCCAGGGCTAGAGCTACATTCAGCCAggaagcatttattgagcacctccaTGTGCCGCGGCCTCTCTTACTTGGCTCTCAAAACAACCACAGAGGTGGCAggtggaagctcagagaggtgagtgaCGTGGTCCCAGGGCACAGGAAGTGGTAGTGGGGCCAGGACACAAAGCCAGGCCAGGGCCCATGTCCTGCCAGGGAGGGGGAGCTGGGCCTGTCCCATCTCCGCGGGACTCCCTGGCTCCCCCGAcaccagatgctgctgctgctgctctgcacCGCTTGTTTGGAAGAAGGGTTGCCATGGTGAACACCtggcagggaagggaaggggaggggcggGCCCAACCACAAAAGGGACCGTTTGCCACGTCCTGACTCGAGGTGAAATAGAAGCTTTCTGTTTCTTCAGCCCCTCACCCCGAGGTGCTGTCTCCATAGAAACAAAAGGCCATCATCTTCTCCCTTCCTGTTTCCTTTAGTGAGTCTCAGCATCAGGTGCCCCTGCTTGGATGACTTGGACAGTCACTGATGCTGCTGCTCTCTTGAGTGTTTTCATGGGGTGCCGGTAGCCAGCCAAGCAGCCAGGGACCAGCCCTGTACCAGCTCCGCCCCCGAGTGCCTGAAACCCAGAGAGAGaaccagagacagacagagaagggCAAGAGTGCAGCGGCCCATACCAGGGATGTCTAGCAAGATCACAGTAGTCCTGCTTCGCCCCTTAGGAGACACGCAGAGCGGCCTCATCCAGCACAGTGTCTGCATACCTGGACAGGCAGCCAGCCCTGAGGACCTGGAATTCAAGCCCCTCATGAGGCCTTTCCTCTGGAAGGCAGGGCAGGAAGCACAGATTCTTCTCCCCAAAGGCCCTTTGGGTGGCCTTCAGCCTCACAAATGTTTGACTGGTATGGTGCCTCCTGTCAGGCAGCAAAAGCTTATTAGCAGGACTTCACGTGCCAGAGGGTCAGGTTACCGACAGACGGGGGTCCCTGATGTTGGAACTAGCAATCCTAGCATGCATGGAACTGCCATCAGGGAGGAAATCACGTTAGCTGCTCCCTTAGGGTCCCTCCAAGGAACGGACCCCTCTCCTCCTGTGAACACTGAGAGTACCATCAGAACAGCTATCGGATGGATGTCGGCTCCCAGTACCTGGCTCCCCAAAGCCGGCACACATCCTTTCACCTCCCCAGGGCTGTTTCCTGGTtaagaagaggagagaggggtTGAGCCtgtggggttggggaggaggcTGGTCCAGAGGCTCCTTTTTGAGCTCTGGTTCTGACTCCgtcctttctgtctctgttgcCCTCTTGTCAAGGGAGAGAGCCCGGGCCAATGACAGAGTgggtgaaagagagaaaaacaggaaggctgagagctgacagCCTGTAAAACTGCTTGATAAGAAGTATACAATTGTCAAACAGCGTGCAGAGTTTTGCACACCCAAGTGCGGGCCCCCGGGAGAGCCTTCTGAAATCCCTTCCTTCGGGTCTGGCGGTCTGGCTGCGGGTGGCCAGGTGGTTTGAAGGTCCACAGCTCCCTCTACTGGTGGGAGCCAAGCGCCCTTTCCTTGCGGTTTTTCTCCTTGGCCCTGCGCTTGGCGCCTGTCAGCATCTTCCCTGAGCCGGCCACCTGCGCCTATCCAGGAGCTCTGGATTCTGGGGCAGAGACCCCACCTCAGGGGACCGCAGTCACTGGAAAGGCTGGTGAAAAGAGAGAGGAGTAGGTCCCGCCGGGCTGGgctcagaaatctgcattttaaacagtGTTGTCTGAGGGTTGTCCCACGCAGGGGCCCTCGGAGCAGCAGATCCGGTGACAAGGCTCTGCCCTTGGGGGCTGCCGGGTCAGGGGAGGAAGTTCCAGGTGGTGTCCTGAAGCCCCCCACCCTTAGTCCCCCTGGAGAAATCCCTGGGACACAGCCAGCACTTTTGTGCAGCAGGgtaagaggaggaagggaggcacAGGCTTTGGCTGGGCACCTGGAGTGTGCTGGGTGGACACGGTGCTGAACGCCCTCGCATGGCCGCCCCACCTGATGGCGTCGTTTTGCAGATGAGACCCCAGAGGTGCAGAGAGGCGAGGCCCTGTGTCCACGGCCACGAAGGAGAGCCTCCCAGGGCCTCACACAAAGAGTCATGTGGTCTCTGGAGGGTTAGGGTAGGCATCTTCCCTCTGTCTTTAAAGGCAGTTTGGAAGGGCCAGAGGCCTGGACACATGGCTGACTCTCCCCCAAGTGCCCACAGGTgcagaggaagaggagagtgCCTCTGGGTCACCCTTTTCCAAGGGCCCCTGAACCCaggcttttaaatttattattatttttggttgttgcactgcacggcatgtgggatcccagcttcccccaccagggatcaaatctacaccccctgcactggaagcacagagttttaattAACctgtgggccaccagggaagtccagagccCAGGCTTTTGTTCCCAGAGTTCCGTGCCGTGACTGCAGCCGCAGGTGCAGTCAGCCCTTTCCAGGGCTCTCCCAGGTCCCCTGATGCACGCGTGGATGGGCCACCCTGGCTGGCAGTGTGGGCTGGCTCCTAGGGCTGTGCTCGCTAGGCTCCCAGATTTCAGATTTGCCTGTGTCATTTTCCGGGTGGTGGTCTGGTCCCCTGTGTGGGATGGAAGGCTGGGTAAATGCCAGTCTTCAGAGTGCCAGGGTTCAGGGATCCTTAAGGGGCCAGGCCTCCAGTTCCAGGGTGAGCGTCCTCAACAGCTGTCTTGTCAAGATGGAGTTTCAACACTCAGTGTCAGACCTGAGCTCAggagggcttcccctgtggctcagaggtagagaatccgcctgccaaggcaggagacgcaagttcgatccctgagtcagaaagatcccctggagaaggaaatggcaacctactccagtattcttgcctgaaaaatcccataaacagagaagcctggcgggctacagtctgtggggtcacaaacagttggatatgacttagtgactaaaccacaacaaacCTGAGGTCAGGCCTCAGCTGATGTTCTCAGACTGCACTCTGATTCCATAAACCTGAGCACCATCACCAGCCAGGGCCTCGGTCACGTGGCACAGACGAGGGGAGCTGACTGAGGATCCTTCAAGGAGCTAATCCCACTGGGCTCTAGCAAAGAAGCGGGTGTCCTTGGTCCCGTTGGCAGATGTCAGAATCTCCTGCCTTGCTGGTTTCTCTTGGGCCCGGCCAGGGCTTCTGTCACCATCTGCATGGGTAAAGGCACATACGTCCCCCAGTCACCCTCCGTTGATGCCACTGTGGTTGCTCTTGCTGTTAGTATTGGCATGAACCCTTACATAGcttcggatcatgaactccttattgccaaattcagactgaaattgaagaaagtgcagaaaaccactagagcatttaggtatgacctaaatcaaatcctttatgactatatagtagaagtgagaaatagatttaaggggctagatctgatagacagaatgcctgatgaactatggatggaagttcgtgacattgtacaggagacagggatcaagaccatccccaagaaaaagaaatgcaaaaaggcaaaatggctgcctgatgaggccttacaaatagctgtgaaaagaaggaagtgaaaagtaaaggaggaaatgaaagatatacccatttgaa
This window of the Bos taurus isolate L1 Dominette 01449 registration number 42190680 breed Hereford chromosome 5, ARS-UCD2.0, whole genome shotgun sequence genome carries:
- the FAM83F gene encoding protein FAM83F, which codes for MAESQLSCLDETHVNERVTEAQAAFYYCERRRAALEALLGGGEQAYRERVKKEQLRDFLSSQERQALRAAWSPYEDVAAAAAAAARGKSKAKAKTPAQASAEPGESLAYWPDRSDTEVPPLDLGWTDAGFYRGVSRVTLFTHPPKDEKAPHLKQLVRQMIQQAQKVVAVVMDLFTDGEIFQDIVDAASKRRVPVYIILDEAGVNYFLEMCQGLELPDFRIRNIRVRSVTGVGFYMPMGKVKGTLSSKFLMVDGDKVATGSFSFTWSSSHVDRNLLLLLTGQHVEPFDVEFRELYAISEEVNLYQQLGLAGGAGRPGLHYSSTVARKLINPKYALVAGSRPPPGEMMRWAARQQQEASGRAEGQEEGGKGESARRLESFLHDLATLEQVLPPVEPVPLGELSRRDARGVSHLHTDLKSRPREALARNGKGEAANGEATLAKEGRRFGSRIFSRRSKRPAAPNGTASALSPKALAEAEFMTGKRPNEGSSADVSGKGSPSPGKNSNCMIS